One Actinopolymorpha sp. NPDC004070 DNA segment encodes these proteins:
- a CDS encoding ABC transporter ATP-binding protein: MPVIEVSHLQKRYGEKVAVDDVSLTVEAGEIFGILGPNGAGKTTTVECVSGLRTPDAGDLRVLGLDPRRDRAALREHLGCQLQESELPGQLRVREALELYASFYRAPADWRELTERLGLAGQRNTVFAKLSGGQKQRVSIALALIGNPEVAILDELTTGLDPQARRDTWNLIEQVRDSGVTIVLVTHFMAEAERLCDRLAVIDSGRVVAVDTPAGLVARTGGEQRIRFRPSAPLPDDVFADLVDVTGVSRTGDLVVVTGTGDVLAAVTSTLARRQVVAHELRVEQASLDDAFVELTGRALAN; this comes from the coding sequence ATGCCGGTCATCGAGGTGTCCCACCTGCAGAAGCGGTACGGCGAGAAGGTCGCGGTCGACGACGTCTCGCTCACGGTGGAGGCCGGTGAAATCTTCGGCATCCTGGGCCCCAACGGTGCGGGCAAGACCACCACCGTCGAGTGCGTGAGCGGTCTGCGGACCCCCGACGCGGGCGACCTGCGGGTGCTCGGGCTGGACCCCCGCCGCGACCGGGCCGCGCTCCGCGAACACCTCGGCTGCCAGCTCCAGGAGAGCGAGCTGCCCGGCCAACTGCGGGTGCGGGAGGCGCTGGAGCTGTACGCCTCCTTCTACCGCGCGCCGGCGGACTGGCGGGAGCTGACCGAACGGCTGGGGCTGGCCGGCCAGCGGAACACCGTGTTCGCGAAGCTGTCCGGAGGGCAGAAGCAACGGGTCTCCATCGCGCTGGCGCTGATCGGCAACCCCGAGGTCGCGATCCTGGACGAGCTGACCACCGGCCTGGACCCGCAGGCGCGCCGCGACACCTGGAACCTGATCGAGCAGGTCCGCGACAGCGGCGTCACGATCGTGCTGGTCACCCACTTCATGGCCGAGGCCGAACGCCTCTGTGACCGGCTCGCGGTGATCGACTCGGGCCGGGTGGTCGCGGTGGACACCCCGGCCGGCCTGGTCGCCCGCACGGGAGGCGAGCAGCGGATCAGGTTCCGGCCGTCGGCGCCGCTGCCCGACGACGTCTTCGCCGACCTGGTGGACGTGACCGGTGTGAGCCGGACGGGCGACCTGGTGGTCGTCACCGGGACCGGCGACGTGCTGGCCGCAGTCACCTCCACCCTGGCCCGGCGCCAGGTCGTCGCCCACGAACTGCGGGTGGAGCAGGCGAGCCTGGACGACGCGTTCGTCGAGCTCACCGGCCGGGCCCTCGCCAACTGA
- a CDS encoding ABC transporter permease: MSALAKLTAVEAKLFLRETGMAVLTIAFPTLLLVVLGLIPALRRPDELFGGMRFVDVFMPSLIVLVLALLGVNTMPTRLAGYREKGILRRLSTTPVHPRNLLAAQLVVNAVVALVAIGLLMLVGYLAFDVPMPRHPLGFAAALLFGGGSMFALGTLAAATASSTRAVAAIAMPIYFVCMFLGGVFLPRYLLPDLVVTLGQYAPPGVQALQDAWTGGGPQLLQLAIMAAIAAVAAAVAARMFRWE, encoded by the coding sequence ATGTCCGCCCTGGCCAAGCTCACCGCCGTGGAGGCGAAGCTGTTCCTCCGCGAGACCGGGATGGCGGTACTGACCATCGCCTTCCCCACCCTGCTCCTGGTCGTCCTGGGCCTGATCCCCGCACTGCGCCGGCCGGACGAGCTGTTCGGCGGCATGCGGTTCGTGGACGTCTTCATGCCCTCGCTGATCGTCCTGGTGCTCGCCCTGCTCGGGGTGAACACGATGCCGACCCGGCTGGCGGGCTACCGGGAGAAGGGCATCCTGCGCCGGTTGTCGACCACCCCGGTGCACCCCCGCAACCTGCTCGCCGCCCAACTCGTCGTGAACGCCGTCGTCGCGCTGGTGGCGATCGGCCTGCTGATGCTCGTCGGGTACCTCGCCTTCGACGTGCCGATGCCGCGCCACCCGCTCGGTTTCGCCGCGGCCCTGCTGTTCGGCGGGGGGTCGATGTTCGCGCTGGGGACGCTGGCGGCGGCCACCGCGTCGAGCACCCGCGCGGTCGCCGCGATCGCGATGCCGATCTACTTCGTGTGCATGTTCCTCGGCGGGGTGTTCCTGCCCCGGTACCTCCTGCCCGACCTGGTGGTGACGCTCGGTCAGTACGCGCCACCGGGGGTGCAGGCGCTGCAGGATGCCTGGACCGGCGGCGGCCCGCAGCTGCTCCAGCTGGCGATAATGGCGGCGATCGCCGCGGTCGCCGCCGCGGTCGCCGCCCGGATGTTCCGCTGGGAGTGA
- a CDS encoding sensor histidine kinase: MASRRFSVRRWESLESPVYTVLPYVLLVASMVPTAIQAGSWSATRISVGLAVLTGVWVYAWITRRPTLVERPAYARIYFAGFVVLSAAMVVRSPWFGIFVWVGYLHAGAFLRGRWRYAGIALTGLIAASSQTGGGLPKADPYYLAALGVLLLVNVGIASIVTFFAMANEREHEERRRTVSELAEANQRLQDALAENAGLHAQLLTQAREAGILDERQRMAREIHDTLAQGLTGIITQLEAAALAGPAGDGADVEAWRRHLDNATRLARESLSEARRSVRAIRPEALETARLPEALAEVAGRWSTLHGVAAEVTTTGTARPLHPEVEVALLRTAQEALTNVAKHARATRVGLTLSYMEDVVSLDVRDDGIGFVPAALSAGPVPAPVPVQVPAQVGGPAAEGAEPVANADSPADLPSHARPDQGHYGLTAMRQRVQRLAGRFEVESEPGAGTALSAVVPAIDAGGTP; this comes from the coding sequence ATGGCTTCGCGGCGGTTCAGCGTGCGGCGATGGGAGAGCCTGGAGAGCCCGGTCTACACCGTTCTCCCGTACGTCCTGCTGGTGGCGTCCATGGTGCCCACCGCGATCCAGGCGGGCTCCTGGTCCGCGACGCGCATCTCGGTCGGGCTCGCGGTGCTGACCGGCGTCTGGGTCTACGCCTGGATCACCCGGCGTCCCACCCTGGTCGAGCGTCCGGCGTACGCACGGATCTACTTCGCCGGGTTCGTCGTCCTGTCCGCCGCGATGGTCGTGCGGAGCCCGTGGTTCGGGATCTTCGTCTGGGTCGGTTACCTGCACGCGGGTGCATTCCTGCGTGGGCGCTGGAGGTACGCCGGGATCGCGCTGACCGGACTGATCGCCGCGAGCTCCCAGACCGGCGGCGGCCTGCCCAAGGCCGACCCGTACTACCTCGCGGCGCTCGGCGTGCTCCTGCTGGTCAACGTCGGCATCGCCAGCATCGTCACCTTCTTCGCCATGGCCAACGAACGCGAGCACGAGGAACGCCGGCGGACCGTCAGCGAGCTGGCCGAGGCCAACCAGCGGCTGCAGGACGCCCTCGCCGAGAACGCCGGCCTGCACGCCCAACTGCTCACGCAGGCGCGGGAGGCCGGGATTCTGGACGAGCGCCAGCGGATGGCCCGGGAGATCCACGACACCCTCGCCCAGGGGCTGACCGGCATCATCACCCAACTCGAGGCGGCCGCCCTGGCGGGACCCGCCGGTGACGGCGCCGACGTCGAGGCGTGGCGACGGCATCTGGACAACGCCACCCGGCTGGCCCGGGAGAGCCTGTCGGAGGCGCGGCGTTCGGTGCGCGCGATCCGGCCGGAGGCGCTGGAGACGGCGCGGCTGCCCGAAGCGCTCGCCGAGGTCGCGGGCCGCTGGTCGACGCTGCACGGCGTGGCCGCCGAGGTGACCACCACCGGGACCGCCCGCCCGCTGCATCCGGAGGTGGAGGTGGCGTTGCTGCGGACCGCGCAGGAGGCGCTGACGAACGTCGCCAAGCACGCCCGGGCGACGCGGGTCGGACTCACCCTCTCCTACATGGAGGACGTCGTGTCGCTGGACGTCCGCGACGACGGGATCGGATTCGTACCGGCGGCCCTCTCCGCCGGGCCGGTTCCGGCCCCGGTGCCGGTCCAGGTGCCGGCACAGGTCGGCGGCCCGGCGGCCGAAGGAGCTGAACCCGTCGCGAACGCCGACTCTCCGGCCGACCTCCCGTCCCACGCCCGCCCCGACCAGGGCCACTACGGCCTGACGGCGATGCGGCAGCGGGTGCAGCGGCTGGCCGGCCGGTTCGAGGTGGAGTCCGAGCCGGGCGCCGGCACCGCCCTGTCGGCCGTCGTACCCGCGATCGACGCCGGGGGTACGCCATGA